The proteins below come from a single Papaver somniferum cultivar HN1 chromosome 11, ASM357369v1, whole genome shotgun sequence genomic window:
- the LOC113324508 gene encoding uncharacterized protein LOC113324508, with translation MNRGFFIIKLLTQEDKEKVYREGNKDPWIVNEQPLRLIEWYLGFDADKQCTSHSTAWVKFPSLPVEMWVEKTLLALGKSLGTLIVVDKRTLNHEYGHYASVLIDIDFAKLNIDYVYVEAGGRNFLQPFEILKRPKYYSKCKIVGHLDSECRKKHVTAVNTPPATASTSQQSNALVIHQGETNTTWKVAGQKKNDTVELEQQLQDELVNSEAVLRRDTAEFERSKQANLAHSVLVNMAKSLSTVALNTKPVGNVELARTRLPNPGRIPVLSLSTPVCDALEESSEYISHKKFNILGSVGETLNNPLLEINKVDEVAKRAKQQQLISLQAKIDALRDNDSMSDSEESELGVRARKGSSPRLKSSSNTSHQVKLSKTQTPKV, from the exons ATGAACCGgggattcttcatcatcaagttgttAACACAGGAAGACAAAGAAAAAGTTTATCGTGAGGGTAACAAGGATCCATGGATTGTGAACGAGCAACCTTTACGTCTGATCGAATGGTATCTAGGGTTCGATGCTGATAAACAATGTACCTCTCACTCTACAGCCTGGGTCAAGTTTCCAAGTCTTCCAGTTGAAATGTGGGTGGAGAAGACGCTGTTAGCTTTGGGCAAATCTCTTGGAACTCTTATTGTGGTTGATAAGCGAACCCTAAACCATGAGTATGGGCATTACGCCTCAGTCCTGATCGATATTGATTTTGCAAAGCTTAATATAGATTATGTTTATGTTGAAGCTGGTGGGCGCAATTTTTTGCAACCATTTGAAATCTTGAAAAGGCCGAAATACTATTCCAAGTGCAAAATAGTTGGTCACCTAGACTCAGAGTGCAGAAAGAAGCATGTTACTGCAGTTAATACTCCACCCGCTACTGCCAGTACGTCGCAGCAATCTAATGCTCTAGTAATCCACCAGGGTGAAACTAATACAACATGGAAAGTTGCAGGTCAAAAGAAGAATG ACACTGTTGAGTTGGAACAACAGTTACAAGATGAACTCGTGAATTCCGAAGCTGTTTTGCGCAGGGATACAGCTGAGTTTGAGAGATCCAAACAAGCTAATCTTGCGCATTCAGTTTTAGTTAACATGGCAAAGTCGTTGAGTACTGTTGCCTTGAATACTAAGCcagttgggaatgttgaattggcaagaactagacTTCCTAATCCTGGTAGGATTCCTGTTTTATCTTTGTCTACACCGGTGTGTGATGCTCTTGAAGAAAGTTCAGAATATATCTctcataaaaaattcaatattctgGGATCAGTTGGTGAGACTTTGAATAACCCTCTTTTGGAGATTAATAAGGTTGATGAAGTAGCTAAACGTGCTAAGCAGCAACAATTGATATCTCTTCAAGCAAAAATTGATGCTTTGAGAGATAATGATTCCATGTCGGACTCGGAAGAATCTGAATTGGGAGTTCGTGCTCGAAAGGGTTCTTCACCAAGACTAAAATCCTCCTCAAATACTTCTCATCAAGTAAAGCTATCTAAAactcaaacccccaaagtttaa